The following proteins come from a genomic window of Athalia rosae chromosome 1, iyAthRosa1.1, whole genome shotgun sequence:
- the LOC105688682 gene encoding facilitated trehalose transporter Tret1-2 homolog, whose amino-acid sequence MIVSEFVMGICLFGLGGFTMMRERDVHLGERIAWFPLLITSIYILAFCFGAGEPCPRYIVLLVSKFRVQERLSDPLCPAGPVPWTYMGEIFPPELKGVASSSAAFLNWLLAFVVTVPFSSMIAAIGGSATFWIFSVICFLNVAFCYFCMIETKGKTLEEILRELGVSRAAGAYPDFQNTGEDIPKRK is encoded by the coding sequence ATGATCGTGTCCGAGTTCGTTATGGGGATCTGCCTGTTCGGTCTCGGTGGATTTACGATGATGCGAGAACGCGACGTTCATCTAGGGGAGCGAATCGCTTGGTTCCCCTTGCTGATAACGAGCATTTATATCCTAGCCTTTTGTTTCGGCGCAGGTGAGCCATGCCCCCGGTACATCGTTCTCCTCGTGAGCAAGTTCAGGGTACAGGAGCGACTTTCAGATCCCCTTTGTCCCGCAGGACCCGTGCCCTGGACCTACATGGGTGAAATATTCCCTCCGGAGTTGAAGGGGGTCGCTTCTTCGAGCGCCGCATTCCTCAATTGGCTCCTGGCGTTCGTAGTGACCGTTCCCTTTTCTTCGATGATAGCCGCGATCGGGGGTTCCGCCACCTTTTGGATATTCTCCGTAATTTGTTTCCTCAATGTTGCATTCTGCTACTTTTGCATGATCGAAACGAAGGGGAAAACGCTCGAAGAAATATTGAGGGAACTGGGTGTCAGTCGGGCAGCAGGTGCCTATCCCGATTTCCAGAATACCGGCGAGGATATcccgaaaagaaaataa